In Cryptococcus tetragattii IND107 chromosome 11, whole genome shotgun sequence, a single window of DNA contains:
- a CDS encoding imidazoleglycerol-phosphate dehydratase — protein sequence MSERVASVERTTSETHISCTIDLDHIPGVTEQKINVSTGIGFLDHMFTALAKHGGMSLQLECKGDLHIDDHHTAEDCALALGEAFKKALGERKGIKRYGYAYAPLDESLSRAVIDISSRPYFMCHLPFTREKVGDLSTEMVSHLLQSFAFAAGVTLHIDSIRGENNHHIAESAFKALALAIRMAISRTGGDDVPSTKGVLAL from the exons ATGTCTGAACGTGTTGCCTCTGTGGAAAGGACGACCAGCGAGACGCATATCTCTTGCACGATTGATCTCGACCATATCCCGGGCGTCACTGAGCAAAAGATCAATGTCAGCACCGGTATCGGGTTCCTTGACCAT ATGTTTACAGCGCTCGCAAAGCACGGCGGCATGTCTCTCCAACTGGAATGCAAAGGCGATCTCCACATTGACGACCACCACACGGCGGAAGACTGCGCGTTAGCGCTTGGCGAAGCGTTCAAAAAGGCACTtggggagagaaagggtATCAAGCGATACGGATACGCTTATGCGCCTCTTGATGAA TCGCTTTCAAGGGCTGTGATTGATATTTCTTCCCGGCCGTATTTCATGTGCCACCTCCCCTTCACTCGTGAAAAAGTTGGAGATT TATCAACAGAAATGGtttctcaccttcttcagtcATTTGCATTTGCTGCCGGTGTAACCCTTCATATCGACAGCATCCGAGGCGAAAACAACCACCACAT CGCCGAATCGGCTTTCAAAGCACTTGCGTTGGCTATCCGAATGGCGATCAGCAGAACCGGCGGCGACGACGTGCCTAGTACCAAGGGTGTGCTTGCGTTATAA
- a CDS encoding serine/threonine-protein phosphatase 2A activator 2 has translation MTTRDPSHSPSYTIPTKYILTKAHLAAFQRSKTYSEIFGFIDELNEDIVGKKLTEAGEGSERTRPLIGILNSVHEIAESTPPVDNKLSRFGNPAFKTFYDKVGDASHELHTRIPGLPKEAIQEVEVYFRESWGNKQRVDYGSGMELNFLSWLLCLAKLGLVTKEDYPFLVLGVFWRYIEVMRYIQSTYWLEPAGSHGVWGLDDYHFLPFLWGSGQLRNHKYLRPKVIHDPEVLDEFSKDYMYLSCISFINSIKTASLRWHSPMLDDISAVKTWEKVNEGMKKMFVAEVLGKLPVMQHALFGSLLPFPTPEEDPELKRALEEEGQPAMDAHGHIHDPSEKGWSMDCCGIPVPSAFAAAQNANTLKGVSTLSNRPGIKPIPFD, from the exons ATGACCACCCGGGATCCATcccattctccatcctATACAATCCCCACAAAATACATCCTCACAAAAGCCCATCTCGCCGCTTTCCAACGGTCAAAAACGTATTCCGAGATATTCGGTTTCATTGATGAGCTCAACGAAGATATTGTGGGCAAGAAGCTGACAGAGGCTGGAGAAGGTTCAGAG CGAACACGTCCTCTCATAGGCATCCTTAATTCCGTCCACGAAATCGCCGAATCGACACCTCCAGTGGACAATAAGCTGTCCCGGTTCGGCAACCCTGCGTTCAAAACTTTTTATGACAAAGTAGGAGATGCCTCGCATGAGCTGCATACACGTATACCAGGTTTGCCAAAGGAGGCTATTCAAGAGGTAGAAGTCTACTTTAGGGAATCGTGGGGTAACAAGCAACGGGTGGACTATGGCAGCGGTATGGAACTCAACTTTCTCTCTTGGCT GTTGTGTCTCGCAAAGCTTGGGCTAGTTACTAAAGAAGACTATCCCTTCCTTGTCTTGGGTGTGTTCTGGAGGTATATTGAAGTTATGCGTTACATTCAATCTACATATTGGCTTGAACCAGCTGGTTCACATGGTGTTTGGGGTTTGGATGACTaccatttccttcctttcctgtGGGGTAGCGGACAACTCAGAA ATCACAAGTACCTTCGACCTAAAGTCATTCACGACCCAGAAGTCCTTGACGAATTTTCCAAAGATTACATGTATCTCTCGTGCATATCATTTATCAACTCTATCAAAACAGCATCTTTACGCTGGCATTCTCCCATGCTCGACGATATCTCTGCTGTCAAAACGTGGGAAAAGGTCAAtgaaggaatgaagaaaaTGTTTGTTGCCGAGGTCTTGGGGAAATTACCTGTTATGCAGCACGCCTTGTTTGGGAGCTTGCTGCCATTCCCAACGCCAGAGGAGGATCCCGAGCTGAAAAGGgctcttgaagaagagggtcaGCCGGCGATGGATGCACATGGTCATATACATGACCCGTCAGAAAAAGGCTGGAGCATGGATTGCTGTGGCATCCCAG TTCCTTCAGCATTCGCTGCTGCTCAAAATGCCAATACTCTCAAGGGCGTTTCGACTTTAAGCAACCGACCGGGTATCAAACCTATCCCATTCGACTAG
- a CDS encoding high osmolarity signaling protein SHO1 has protein sequence MFGGHNFDVGYVMRHPVFLVTFIIAIPSWIIAFAGQCAAEAKYSSSNGRTPVAGTLWFNIWLQLLVIIQLFHRRRMAAFDNGQSRLDCLFDV, from the exons ATGTTTGGTGGCCACAATTTCGATGTGGGCTATGTTATGCGGCACCCCGTCTTTCTTGTCACGTTCATCATTGCTATTCCCTCGTGGATTATTGCTTTTGCTGGTCAATGTGCCGCAGAAGCTAAGTACT CATCGAGTAATGGTCGCACTCCTGTGGCTGGTACATTGTGGTTCAACATTTGGCTTCAGCT TCTGGTAATCATACAGCTATT CCATCGGCGTCGGATGGCTGCTTTTGACAATGGTCAAT CTCGTCTGGATTGTTTATTTGACGTCTGA
- a CDS encoding mitochondrial 37S ribosomal protein mS45 — MSLLSFSNIAGPSRLPLQVSVAACHRAATARFYATEAQEPQEPLAAEQSEQSEQSAPVDELSALTLDPSTPATKSGLEKRGGKVFYRDWLRYEGEQFRVPQKGQKAKWLGGNVPYPSNPSFRPPPPLSNHIQDQVFADLQRGQSVPELSVKYNISKARVEAIQKLKEIETEYKRRSVPLQTAFLEGMEPLLGVRTSINPRTKQHDPALARELDLAHEAHPSTAAERLEEQRFDAGIGEEGAFGQRTRESTKPSIERTVWEFMDEESVLLEKEAQGQRTQEKRQRRKEREARA, encoded by the exons atgtctcttctttccttctcgaaCATCGCTGGCCCATCCAGATTACCCCTCCAGGTTTCTGTTGCAGCATGTCATAGAGCCGCTACTGCTCGCTTCTACGCCACCGAAGCTCAGGAGCCTCAAGAACCCCTTGCAGCAGAGCAGTCTGAACAGTCTGAGCAATCGGCCCCTGTTGATGAGCTTTCTGCGCTCACTCTCGACCCGTCAACACCGGCGACCAAGTCCGgcttggaaaagagaggaggcaAGGTTTTCTACAGGGATTGGTTGAGATATGAGGGCGAACAGTTCAGGGTTCCGCAAAAGGGCCAGAAGGCCAAGTGGCTTGGAGGCAATGTT CCTTACCCCAGCAATCCATCTTTCAGACCTCCCCCGCCGCTCTCAAACCATATCCAAGACCAAGTCTTTGCCGATCTTCAGCGAGGACAATCTGTGCCCGAACTCTCTGTCAAGTACAACATCAGCAAAGCTCGAGTGGAGGCAATTCAGAAactgaaggagattgaaacTGAATACAAGCGAAGA TCTGTACCTCTGCAAACGGCTTTCTTGGAAGGCATGGAACCTCTTTTGGGCGTCCGTACATCTATCAACCCTCGAACAAAGCAGCATGATCCTGCCCTTGCTCGAGAACTCGACCTAGCCCACGAGGCTCATCCTTCCACCGCAGCAGAACGCTTGGAGGAGCAGCGATTTGATGCTGGgattggtgaagaaggtgcgTTTGGTCAACGTACTCGCGAATCGACCAAGCCTAGTATCGAGAGGACGGTCTGGGAGTtcatggatgaggaaagtgtgttgttggagaaggaggcaCAGGGACAGAGGACacaagagaagaggcaaaggaggaaggagagggaggctAGGGCATGA